Proteins encoded together in one Penicillium digitatum chromosome 1, complete sequence window:
- a CDS encoding SCF E3 ubiquitin ligase complex F-box protein: MHRQREADRCSSAAPSETSGSTSPERAADDDTDFFMAQTNDSQSSIGVANFRDSRLSSEQSEPLPPIGRLPPEILIAIFSKLVAPSDMLNSMLVCRGWAANSVGILWHRPTCNTWANVRSVTTSLGKPDSLFNYADLIKRLNLSALSDDVSDGTILSFNQCKRIERLTLTSCKNLTDKGVSDLVEGNRHLQALDVSELRHLTDHTLATVSRDCPRLQGLNITGCSKITDDALLIVSQKCRQIKRLKLNGVSNVSDRAIQSFAENCPSILEIDLHDCKLVTSISVTPLLTTLRHLRELRLAHCIEIDDSAFLSLPCQMTFDSLRILDLTACENVRDDSVERIVRAAPRLRNLVLAKCRFITDRSVMAICRLGKNLHYVHLGHCSNISDSAVINLVRSCNRIRYIDLACCNLLTDRSVQQLATLPKLRRIGLVKCQAITDLSILALARPKLGHHPSVSSLERVHLSYCVQLRMKGIHALLNSCPRLTHLSLTGVQEFLRENLTAFCREAPPEFTQQQRDVFCVFSGDGVNRLRDHLNRSEPHFHEEAEATMYDDDEELDEDEGHMTGLMNATVINDGDDDYIDVGPLNT; encoded by the exons ATGCATCGGCAACGAGAAGCCGATCGATGCTCAAGTGCAGCCCCTTCCGAAACCTCTGGGTCAACGTCACCTGAACGTGCCGCCGATGATGACACCGATTTCTTCATGGCCCAGACCAACGACTCGCAATCCTCCATCGGTGTGGCCAATTTCCGCGATTCTCGCCTGTCAAGTGAACAATCCGAGCCATTGCCGCCGATCGGCCGCCTCCCACCCGAGATTCTGATCGCGATTTTCTCGAAACTGGTTGCGCCTTCAGATATGCTAAACTCCATGCTGGTGTGTCGAGGGTGGGCTGCAAACTCTGTAGGTATACTGTGGCATCGGCCGACTTGCAACACCTGGGCCAATGTGAGAAGCGTGACTACATCGTTGGGGAAGCCAGACAGTCTTTTCAACTACGCAGACCTTATCAAGAGACTGAATCTATCTGCTCTGTCAGATGATGTCAGCGATGGAACTATTCTCTCTTTCAACCAGTGCAAACGGATTGAGCGGTTGACGTTAACAAGCTGCAAGAACTTGACGGATAAGGGTGTGTCGGACTTGGTGGAGGGGAACCGGCATCTGCAAGCACTGGATGTTTCAGAATTGCGACACCTTACAGACCACACGCTCGCCACTGTATCCAGGGATTGTCCCCGTCTGCAAGGCTTGAACATCACAGGATGTTCAAAAATCACCGACGATGCTTTGCTCATTGTATCACAGAAGTGCCGTCAAATCAAAAGG TTGAAACTCAATGGAGTTTCTAATGTCTCAGACCGGGCCATTCAGTCTTTTGCTGAGAACTGCCCATCTATACTGGAAATCGACTTGCATGACTGCAAACTTGTCACTAGCATATCAGTGACTCCGTTGCTTACGACACTGCGGCATCTCCGAGAGCTGAGGCTCGCACACTGCATCGAAATCGACGACAGTGCGTTCCTGTCGTTACCTTGTCAAATGACCTTTGACAGCCTTCGTATCCTGGATCTCACTGCATGCGAGAACGTTAGGGATGACTCAGTGGAGCGAATCGTGCGTGCAGCTCCTCGTTTGCGGAATCTGGTACTGGCAAAATGCCGTTTTATCACCGATCGATCTGTGATGGCCATTTGCAGGCTAGGAAAAAACCTCCACTACGTGCATCTGGGACACTGTTCGAACATATCGGACTCGGCCGTGATAAACTTGGTCAGGTCCTGCAACCGCATTCGATACATCGACCTGGCCTGCTGCAATCTCCTAACGGACCGTAGTGTACAGCAATTGGCAACCTTGCCGAAGCTCCGAAGAATCGGGCTAGTCAAATGTCAGGCAATCACCGATCTGAGTATATTAGCGTTGGCACGGCCCAAATTGGGTCATCATCCCTCCGTCAGCAGTCTAGAGCGTGTGCACCTTAGTTATTGCGTTCAGTTGAGAATGAAG GGTATTCATGCTTTGCTAAATAGCTGCCCGCGCCTGACTCATTTGAGTTTGACTGGCGTCCAAGAGTTCCTACGAGAAAATCTCACCGCATTCTGCCGAGAAGCTCCCCCAGAGTTCACGCAACAACAACGGGACGTCTTTTGTGTGTTCAGCGGTGATGGTGTTAATCGACTCCGGGACCACTTGAACCGAAGTGAACCACACTTTCATGAAGAAGCCGAAGCCACGATGTACGATGACGACGAAgaattggatgaagatgaaggccATATGACTGGGCTGATGAACGCAACTGTCATCAACGACGGAGATGACGATTATATCGACGTTGGGCCTTTGAACACTTGA
- a CDS encoding Peptidase family M28 family — protein sequence MATYKARNPLAFTPWPVTIITTAVYLALIIPLLVIHLNVPSAPQTSPNGLNLTEAWQDLQSLTKGFHPYNSHQNDEVRLWLLERIDAIKQSALSTEEYHHAKVEKPDVFVFDDLVSNLTFIDKSVGVYFEGTNILVYIRGSEDSKQNWWETPGQMPIGKGGVLVNAHYDSVSTGYGATDDGVGVVTCLQLVKYFLTPGHAPRRGLVLLFNNGEEDYLNGARAYSQHPMARFAHTFLNLEGAGAGGRATLFRSSDTEVTQAYAKSQHPFGSVLSANGFEKGFVSSQTDYVILDGILGLRGLDVAFFEPRARYHTDQDDARHTSVDSLWHMLSTAVATTEELVSDHTDRFDGHLRDDGTVPSGLGTRAVWFDLFGSAFAVFRLHTLFALSVTLLIVAPLTLLVTSIILSKADKMYLFRSSAYSELNHDTIPLRGLRGFFRFPFLISIPTAVTVGLAYMVTKVNPLIAHSSSYAVWSMMISAWVFLAWFVSRVADFARPSAFHRVYAWTWMFVLTWSLMVVGTVYENEEGLAGGYFMFFYFASTFLATWISYLELFSLPTKSEYVGRLAGSRRPSTQGSRLAASGDEHEDDDAEEDPTESTSLLHGRHRPTFANYVRVGVDRASHELDDEEEEKDPNVYAHEQGWSGVLPRWTWLLQLLITAPVILILIVPLALLITSALSQTGQDGSPQLIVYLFIACLTALLFAPMLPLIHRYTYHLPIFLLFVFIGTMIYNLVAFPFADSNRLKLFFLQEVDLDSGISTASLTGMPPFAKDVTYGLPSAAGQNKTCEWIFRGRNKLQRCSWSAPVPHVVPSADSLLAASELSPNWISFGISHPHPDSSIVRFEVSGQNTRNCRINMDGNYIANFSVVGSSAPDHRFLNPSPDGLNRIQLWSRTWDNKWTVDVDFSKHDSPKADEVGESSITGRITCLWSDNNRIGLIPALDEVRQFSPAWVAVTKFSDGLIEGSRAFEIERPSLGASRS from the coding sequence ATGGCTACCTACAAGGCCAGAAATCCTCTGGCATTCACGCCGTGGCCGGTAACAATAATCACCACGGCCGTGTACCTCGCCTTGATCATCCCACTGCTGGTGATCCACCTCAACGTACCATCCGCGCCCCAGACGAGCCCCAACGGCCTCAACCTCACAGAGGCATGGCAAGATCTTCAAAGCCTGACAAAAGGCTTTCACCCCTACAACTCGCACCAGAATGATGAGGTCCGCTTGTGGTTGCTCGAGCGCATCGACGCGATTAAGCAGTCCGCCCTATCCACCGAGGAATACCATCACGCGAAGGTGGAGAAGCCCGACGTTTTTGTGTTCGACGACCTGGTGTCTAATTTGACTTTCATTGATAAAAGTGTCGGCGTTTACTTTGAAGGAACCAACATCCTCGTCTACATTCGCGGCTCGGAAGATAGTAAACAGAATTGGTGGGAAACTCCCGGCCAGATGCCCATCGGCAAAGGAGGAGTACTTGTCAACGCGCACTACGACAGTGTTTCGACCGGGTATGGAGCGACAGACGACGGGGTCGGTGTTGTGACGTGTCTGCAGTTGGTGAAATACTTCCTGACACCGGGCCATGCGCCGCGCCGCGGATTGGTGCTTCTCTTCAACAATGGCGAGGAAGACTATCTTAACGGCGCACGCGCGTACAGCCAGCATCCGATGGCGCGCTTTGCGCACACATTTCTGAACCTGGAGGGTGCAGGCGCTGGAGGTCGTGCGACATTATTCCGCAGCTCGGACACGGAGGTTACCCAGGCGTATGCGAAATCACAGCACCCATTCGGCTCGGTGTTGAGTGCCAATGGATTCGAAAAGGGGTTTGTCAGCAGCCAGACGGACTATGTTATCCTGGACGGTATCTTGGGCCTGCGTGGTCTGGATGTCGCTTTCTTTGAACCTAGGGCTCGTTATCACACTGATCAGGATGATGCCCGACACACCAGTGTCGACTCGCTTTGGCATATGCTCTCTACTGCTGTTGCTACGACAGAGGAGCTTGTGTCTGACCACACTGATCGGTTCGATGGACATCTCCGCGATGATGGAACTGTGCCTAGCGGCTTAGGTACCCGGGCTGTTTGGTTCGATCTTTTTGGAAGTGCTTTTGCCGTGTTCCGTTTGCACACTCTCTTTGCGTTGTCTGTCACACTGCTGATTGTGGCGCCGTTGACATTGCTGGTCACCAGTATCATTCTTTCCAAGGCTGACAAGATGTATCTCTTTCGCTCATCGGCGTATTCAGAGCTCAACCACGACACCATTCCATTGCGTGGTTTGCGTGGTTTCTTCAGATTCCCGTTCTTGATCTCAATTCCAACAGCAGTGACAGTCGGGTTGGCTTATATGGTGACGAAAGTAAACCCTTTGATTGCCCACAGCAGTTCATATGCCGTATGGAGTATGATGATCTCAGCCTGGGTTTTCTTAGCTTGGTTTGTATCTCGCGTTGCAGACTTTGCGCGCCCATCAGCCTTTCATCGAGTCTACGCCTGGACTTGGATGTTTGTTCTTACCTGGTCTCTCATGGTAGTTGGCACCGTTTATGAGAACGAGGAAGGGCTCGCTGGTGGCTATTTCATGTTCTTCTACTTTGCCAGTACCTTCTTGGCCACATGGATCTCCTATCTGGAGTTGTTCTCTTTGCCAACGAAGTCAGAGTACGTCGGTAGATTAGCTGGATCACGACGGCCTAGTACCCAGGGAAGTCGCCTTGCTGCATCGGGCGACGAGCACGAGGACgatgatgccgaagaagACCCGACTGAGTCAACGTCGCTCTTGCATGGCCGACACCGCCCCACCTTTGCCAACTATGTCCGCGTTGGGGTAGACCGCGCATCTCATGAACtagatgacgaggaagaagagaaagaccCGAACGTGTATGCACACGAGCAGGGGTGGAGTGGCGTGTTGCCGCGATGGACCTGGCTGTTGCAGCTGCTCATCACAGCTCCCGTAATTCTCATACTGATCGTGCCGCTGGCTCTTCTGATTACCAGCGCTCTCAGCCAGACCGGTCAAGACGGTAGCCCCCAACTGATTGTGTATCTCTTCATTGCCTGTCTCACTGCACTCCTTTTTGCACCCATGCTCCCATTGATCCACCGCTACACATACCACCTACCTATCTTCctgctttttgttttcatCGGAACAATGATTTACAACCTCGTCGCCTTCCCATTCGCAGACTCCAACCGCCTGAAGCTATTCTTCCTGCAAGAGGTCGATCTCGACAGCGGTATCTCTACTGCTTCACTGACTGGCATGCCTCCGTTTGCCAAGGATGTCACCTACGGGCTCCCTAGCGCAGCTGGCCAAAATAAGACCTGTGAATGGATTTTCCGAGGCAGAAACAAACTCCAGCGATGCTCCTGGAGTGCACCAGTACCGCACGTTGTTCCCAGTGCTGACTCTCTGCTTGCGGCTTCTGAGCTGTCGCCGAATTGGATTTCCTTCGGCATTTCCCACCCTCATCCGGACAGTTCCATTGTCCGATTCGAAGTATCAGGCCAAAACACACGTAACTGCCGTATCAACATGGACGGAAACTACATCGCGAACTTCAGTGTGGTTGGCTCCTCTGCTCCGGATCACCGCTTCCTGAACCCGTCCCCAGATGGTCTGAACCGGATCCAACTGTGGAGCCGTACATGGGACAACAAGTGGACCGTGGATGTCGATTTCTCGAAGCATGACTCGCCTAAGGCCGATGAGGTTGGCGAGTCCTCTATCACGGGCCGCATCACCTGCCTATGGAGCGACAATAACCGAATCGGTCTCATCCCCGCTCTCGACGAGGTGAGACAGTTCAGTCCGGCATGGGTGGCTGTCACGAAGTTCTCTGATGGATTGATTGAAGGATCCCGAGCATTTGAGATTGAGCGTCCGAGCCTGGGAGCTTCGAGGTCTTGA
- a CDS encoding Esterase, SGNH hydrolase-type, subgroup → MEFQKRFKIASLGSSFAAGPDIPPQIEPHAALRSGQNYPHLLAQHLGADLTDLSVSGATLLNITVDSQSTPFNMTFPPQISDLPEDANIITVTAGGNDINYIGGMIADACDAELQSSMSLSPSELAERLGGVLDQIHKKAPGARIFLVEYLAVLGPGTQTSGDIPLTQERIQHYRGVASVLQRAYTVAVEGRTDWCETVPIHQLSQEHALGSKEPWVGGFELGPLLHPNLDGMKAVAGILVETIRKSTLSKASL, encoded by the coding sequence ATGGAATTTCAAAAGAGATTCAAAATTGCAAGTCTGGGCAGCTCCTTTGCCGCTGGCCCTGACATTCCCCCCCAAATCGAACCACATGCTGCATTGCGGTCAGGGCAGAATTACCCCCATCTTCTGGCGCAGCACTTGGGAGCTGATCTCACTGATCTGTCTGTTTCTGGTGCAACGTTGCTCAACATAACAGTCGATTCACAGTCTACTCCATTCAATATGACCTTCCCACCGCAAATCTCCGACCTCCCCGAAGATGCCAACATCATCACTGTGACTGCTGGAGGAAATGACATAAATTATATCGGCGGCATGATCGCCGATGCTTGCGATGCCGAGCTCCAATCGTCCATGTCACTATCACCAAGCGAATTGGCAGAACGGCTAGGGGGAGTCCTCGACCAGATACACAAAAAGGCCCCAGGAGCTCGAATCTTCCTTGTCGAATATCTTGCTGTTCTGGGACCTGGCACTCAAACTAGTGGGGATATCCCACTGACCCAAGAGAGAATCCAACATTACCGCGGTGTGGCGTCTGTTCTACAACGTGCATATACTGTTGCTGTGGAAGGCCGAACCGATTGGTGTGAGACAGTCCCTATTCACCAACTCAGCCAGGAACATGCACTTGGCAGCAAAGAGCCCTGGGTTGGAGGATTTGAGTTGGGGCCGCTTCTCCATCCGAATCTTGATGGGATGAAGGCCGTAGCGGGTATTCTAGTTGAGACTATCCGCAAGAGCACATTATCCAAAGCATCGCTGTGA
- a CDS encoding Polynucleotidyl transferase, ribonuclease H fold produces the protein MYLVDGVGTVDIYGVNPSNGKAVRMELYDVRYSPNFHRQTASRQEKGLQYPTLTPDDLMFATKYSEMKKSAQEPRAKASTHTWHRRLGHIGQQRIAKLAEMTEGITIESNPGKEKQACEACQLADAPKQISRRHIGQKYGVFGRVHFDLVQNQPAYNGHIWLTHFYLDGIKCHFVFTHTRKNECQMAVRKFRALVRNWLKIEIRVFHYNNKRSAGHEVEAMIEAEGCTIEHSPPNLPEMNGPAERSGGQISVTYHYPRTGQIVTFILGEEPSTFRKFHFVLGVKNRMPHVTIISQWQPRLD, from the exons ATGTATTTGGTCGACGGGGTAGGCACTGTCGACATCTATGGTGTCAACCCTAGCAATGGAAAGGCAGTGAGAATGGAGCTCTACGATGTGAGATACTCTCCCAATTTCCACA GACAAACTGCATCGAGACAAGAGAAG GGGCTTCAGTACCCAACATTGACACCAGACGACTTGATGTTTGCAACCAAATATTCAGAGATGAAGAAGTCAGCTCAGGAACCAAGAGCTAAAGCTTCAACTCACACCTGGCATAGGCGCCTAGGCCACATTGGTCAACAGCGCATTGCTAAGCTGGCAGAAATGACTGAAGGGATCACCATTGAAAGTAACCCTGGCAAAGAGAAGCAGGCATGCGAAGCTTGTCAATTGGCAGACGCCCCGAAGCAGATCTCTCGCCGGCATATAGGCCAGAAATATGGTGTATTTGGACGAGTACACTTCGACCTGGTTCAAAATCAGCCAGCATACAACGGCCATATCTGGTTAACACATTTCTACCTTGATGGTATTAAGTGCCACTTTGTGTTCACACACACAAGGAAGAATGAATGCCAGATGGCGGTTAGGAAGTTCCGAGCGCTAGTGAGAAACTGGTTAAAAATCGAGATCAGAGTGTTCCACTACAACAACAAGCGAAGCGCCGGTCACGAAGTGGAAGCAATGATAGAAGCCGAAGGGTGTACCATCGAGCACTCACCACCTAACCTACCAGAGATGAACGGTCCTGCCGAGAGATCTGGGGG tcagatttctgtcacTTATCACTATCCTAG AACGGGGCAGATTGTAACATTCATTCTTGGGGAGGAGCCCTCCACGTTTCGAAAATTCCACTTCGTTCTTGGTGTGAAAAACAGAATGCCCCACGTGACAATTATCAGTCAATGGCAACCGCGTCTGGATTGA
- a CDS encoding Fungal transcriptional regulatory protein, N-terminal, with protein sequence MENTKRLASSQKKRQNPNRCRPKSRGGCQRCKQRRRRCDEAKPSCQECTKRGHICPGYQKQSLQWRHVFKSSEDPNQPAPPIEPPESAATECSEVNNPMQEEKVNIQNEPQNIWDTASPNLFDQLPDFDEPTDAWFYTEPGSIGTALVKPDAKLDGLSILRQRLANTSVPSFLIQLPVMLVQYYFHTVCNQWSSFDCPLNPFRIIVSRLWSRNAAIYFAIQSMSAASLANDFPTMRAIGIQTQQQAIACLNNSVQKDSTQKDDEYFLALLMIGSTTGWHNASDLGLPYLRAAQDHLLKQERECKNANSALAKQHPLFKQCLLWWNLLAAFVAEESPILDVDSYIENSDSDLSVYLVDGQVLPHPWTGSFRYSLSLFYRTARVVRAARTSHRRIPAALDPALLDLSSMAEELDLRQKAEQLEDKILFTGFSFYCGPVDIGDSNTPPSHFLTLAEAYRCTALLQIYHVFPYILEERLRSNQTADSENPIPALFLLLFPIAAEWSSCSVDDARHTLALHIVSLLEQLPSTSGTKVLQPVVLACISSDLVFSSGSVLGATENAIPNLNTLDVEIAQARRKVKMRLSELILILPKLPMQRIYKVVHETWDRADSGLEEFWLDVMLDLNLETIMG encoded by the exons ATGGAGAACACAAAGAGATTAGCTTCTTCGCAAAAGAAAAGGCAGAATCCCAACCGGTGCCGACCAAAATCAAGAGGGGGCTGCCAGAGGTGCAAGCAGCGGCGA CGCAGATGTGATGAGGCAAAGCCAAGCTGTCAGGAATGTACCAAGCGAGGACACATTTGCCCCGGTTACCAAAAGCAGAGCTTGCAGTGGCGACATGTTTTCAAAAGCAGCGAAGACCCAAATCAGCCAGCACCACCGATTGAGCCTCCCGAATCGGCCGCGACCGAGTGTTCCGAAGTGAACAATCCTATGCAGGAGGAAAAAGTCAATATTCAAAATGAACCCCAGAATATCTGGGATACGGCCAGCCCAAACCTATTTGATCAACTGCCGGATTTTGATGAGCCAACAGATGCCTGGTTCTATACCGAGCCAGGATCTATTGGCACGGCTTTAGTGAAACCTGATGCCAAATTAGATGGATTGTCGATTCTGCGCCAACGACTGGCCAATACATCGGTCCCCTCCTTTCTCATCCAACTACCAGTGATGTTGGTGCAATATTACTTTCATACGGTTTGTAACCAATGGTCATCTTTTGACTGTCCTCTCAATCCTTTCCGAATTATTGTTAGCCGGCTCTGGAGTCGAAATGCGGCAATTTACTTTGCTATCCAGAGCATGTCAGCTGCCTCGTTGGCTAACGATTTTCCAACCATGCGAGCCATCGGAATACAGACACAGCAGCAAGCAATCGCGTGCCTGAATAACAGTGTCCAAAAGGATTCCACTCAGAAAGATGATGAATACTTTCTGGCACTGCTCATGATTGGATCCACCACTGGATGGCACAATGCTTCCGATTTGGGGCTTCCATATCTGAGAGCGGCTCAAGATCACCTTCTGAAACAAGAGCGCGAGTGTAAGAATGCAAACTCTGCCCTCGCAAAACAACATCCACTTTTCAAACAGTGCCTCCTTTGGTGGAACCTACTAGCTGCCTTTGTGGCAGAAGAGTCGCCTATTCTGGACGTGGACAGCTATATAGAAAACAGCGACTCAGATCTCTCAGTCTATCTTGTCGATGGACAGGTCTTACCGCATCCATGGACTGGATCTTTCAGATACTCATTGAGTCTCTTCTATCGAACTGCAAGAGTAGTTCGGGCCGCAAGAACTTCCCACCGCCGAATACCAGCAGCTTTGGATCCCGCTTTGCTTGACTTGAGCTCCATGGCTGAAGAACTCGATCTCAGACAGAAAGCCGAGCAACTTGAGGACAAAATTCTTTTTACGGGCTTCTCATTCTATTGTGGGCCTGTCGACATCGGCGATTCAAACACCCCACCTTCGCATTTTCTTACGTTGGCCGAGGCATATCGCTGTACAGCACTGTTGCAAATTTACCATGTCTTCCCATACATCCTTGAGGAACGACTACGATCTAATCAAACCGCGGATAGCGAAAATCCGATCCCGGCCCTCTTTTTGCTATTGTTCCCAATAGCCGCTGAATGGTCATCGTGCTCGGTGGATGACGCACGACACACCCTGGCACTTCACATTGTATCCCTTTTGGAGCAGCTTCCTTCAACATCTGGAACAAAGGTTTTGCAGCCCGTAGTTTTGGCTTGCATCTCTAGTGACCTTGTGTTCTCGTCCGGGTCTGTGCTTGGCGCCACAGAAAATGCGATTCCCAATCTGAATACACTGGATGTTGAAATTGCCCAGGCCAGACGAAAGGTTAAAATGCGGTTGTCTGAGCTGATCTTAATTCTACCAAAACTACCAATGCAACGCATCTATAAAGTTGTGCATGAGACTTGGGATCGTGCAGACTCTGGTTTAGAAGAGTTCTGGCTGGATGTTATGTTGGATTTGAATTTGGAAACTATTATGGGATAG
- a CDS encoding erythromycin esterase — MAIRRSARIRAKGTPEVEDLTPQPVAASRLYSVAEGEETDSSELPHFQTPLRKTPSQKTPRASIQQKRASMRTPTSVTAARPSREEMHPSKAQQSTTKHADLGLLLGFNPIKKDANGNIVKHGISDDTPTKSKASPATDQFGTPGFEYKFHSQETELSNEAKLLMESVRADAARIKAQMVQSNSEQEHEDHKAQQVQEDRKIAMPQGKANRFSDIHMAEFRKMDSIAGHASSFRATPGRFQPVTKSLKRTKSKAQLDEPESQNSSPSRSATKISKLSTPTAATTAKRIKHNQSDDASTRHESKDQTQKVETPRRPAGPRPRPRPRTNIRSSLLTPTHASLARTTSTSIKAPRTSMIPSLRLSPVAKTMASPRTPHTDFNPRLKNKLPTLGSLRSILRQRQPLFSRDPAKIASGTHVAAPDFNPKSLFGGAGDISDSAPTPSPKKHVEFTPSVKSHHELAVASPSPSKASSAQRRSMAGDVVYPTLPALTPEKNSAVLTSSTPTSAIKSIRHVRKSDAGEQPAPYQELPVVTHGIAHGIANKKRHRSEINDEDSPSATNSENVPPIDVQSDERSSKRFKSNPPTPSPVKKRLTKTPVRPSGQNVTPASKKKSRGVLSMSRLNMLSKPKRQA; from the exons ATGGCGATCCGCCGTTCTGCGCGCATTCGTGCCAAGGGCACCCCGGAG GTTGAAGACTTGACCCCTCAGCCAGTCGCAGCTTCCAGACTTTACTCTGTTGCCGAAGGCGAAGAGACTGACAGCTCTGAACTCCCACACTTCCAAACCCCCCTGAGGAAAACTCCTTCTCAAAAAACGCCTCGTGCGTCTATTCAGCAAAAGCGTGCTAGTATGAGGACACCGACTAGTGTGACTGCGGCTCGTCCGTCCCGCGAAGAAATGCATCCCAGCAAGGCACAACAAAGCACAACAAAGCACGCAGATTTGGGTCTGCTCCTCGGGTTCAACCCCATTAAGAAAGATGCCAATGGTAATATAGTCAAGCATGGCATCAGTGACGACACCCCGACCAAATCCAAGGCCTCTCCCGCGACCGACCAATTTGGGACCCCAGGATTCGAATACAAGTTTCACTCCCAGGAGACTGAACTCAGCAACGAGGCCAAACTGCTGATGGAAAGCGTCCGTGCTGACGCTGCTCGAATTAAGGCGCAAATGGTCCAAAGCAACTCAGAGCAAGAGCATGAAGATCACAAGGCCCAACAGGTTCAAGAAGACCGGAAGATCGCCATGCCACAGGGGAAGGCCAACCGCTTCAGCGATATCCACATGGCCGAATTCAGAAAGATGGACTCCATTGCTGGGCACGCTTCGTCTTTCCGGGCTACTCCCGGTCGTTTCCAGCCTGTTACCAAGTCTCTGAAGCGGACCAAGTCCAAGGCGCAGCTTGACGAACCAGAGAGCCAGAACTCGTCCCCTTCTCGCTCTGCCACTAAGATCTCAAAGCTATCCACCCCCACAGCCGCTACAACAGCTAAGCGTATCAAGCACAATCAAAGCGATGATGCATCCACTCGTCATGAATCTAAGGATCAAACACAGAAGGTCGAAACCCCTCGCCGACCTGCAGGTCCTCGCCCTCGCCCTCGCCCTCGCACAAACATTCGCAGTTCCCTCCTGACACCCACACATGCTTCGCTTGCTCGTACGACCTCTACCAGCATCAAGGCACCGAGAACCTCAATGATTCCATCCTTGAGGTTATCTCCGGTTGCCAAAACAATGGCATCACCTCGAACTCCTCACACTGATTTCAACCCACGCCTCAAGAACAAGTTACCCACCCTTGGTAGCCTTAGGTCTATTCTTCGTCAGCGCCAACCTCTTTTCTCCCGCGACCCTGCCAAAATTGCATCTGGTACCCACGTTGCAGCGCCCGATTTCAATCCCAAGTCGCTCTTTGGAGGAGCTGGTGATATAAGCGACTCTGCTCCAACCCCTTCGCCAAAGAAGCACGTTGAGTTCACCCCAAGTGTGAAATCTCACCATGAACTTGCTGTCGCCTCACCCTCTCCTTCCAAGGCCTCTTCCGCTCAGCGTCGTTCCATGGCTGGAGATGTGGTCTATCCCACTCTCCCCGCTCTCACTCCCGAGAAGAACTCGGCTGTCTTAACGTCCAGTACTCCTACTTCTGCAATTAAGTCTATTCGTCATGTTCGCAAATCGGATGCCGGTGAACAGCCCGCTCCTTATCAAGAGCTTCCCGTGGTGACTCATGGCATTGCTCATGGCATTGCCAATAAGAAGCGGCACCGCAGCGAGATAAATGACGAGGATTCTCCCAGCGCGACAAATAGTGAGAATGTGCCGCCCATCGATGTACAGTCTGATGAGCGCAGCAGCAAGAGGTTCAAATCCAACCCGCCCACTCCAAGCCCGGTTAAAAAGCGTCTTACCAAGACTCCTGTGCGTCCTTCTGGCCAAAATGTCACACCAGCTAGCAAGAAAAAGAGTCGTGGTGTTCTCAGCATGAGCCGCCTCAACATGCTTTCGAAGCCGAAGAGACAGGCCTGA